The genomic segment TCCAATCTTGCCGACTTTGCTCACATTAAAAATCAGCACACAGGAAATGGACAGAACCACGCCGCCCCATCCGATCAGATTAATCGGGGCATAGACGATTTTTTCGGGCACAACCAGCCAGGTCAGGAAACTGGCCAAGATCGTGACCAATGGCGTGAGGGCTACCACCGAACTGACCTGGGTGGTCTCCCAGTGTTTCAGGCTTTCACTGAAGGCTCCATAAGCGATCAAGGTGTTAAAGGCACAAAAGATCAGAATGCCCCAGTCTGCAGAGTCCAACCGCAGGAGATCTTCCGGAGTGCTCAATGGCGCCAGAAGAACTAACGCCTGAAGATAAATAAACAGCAAAATGTTCGATGAGGACAGTTTGCCAAATAGGGTGCGTTGTAACAGGGCGTAGAAGCTCCAGATCAGAGCCGCGCCGATGGCGATTCCAACCCCGGTCAGAAGCCGGTCGTCGGCAGTACCGAATTCCGCCAATGAGTCGTTGAAAAACAGGAGAATGCCTGTCACCAACCCCAGGGCGCAGGCGATCTGGAGGGCGGTCAGCCGTTCCTTGAAAAAGATGATACCGCCCAACGCCAGAAAAATCGGGGTGGTCTGGGAGACGATGGTCAGGGCATTGGGGGTGATGAATTCCAGCGCGTAAATAAACCCGACATAATCAATAATCAAAAACAGGCCGGCAAAAAACAGGATCCCCCAGTCCTTTTTGCTCAGGGCCTGGTATTCCCCCAGTTTGCCGCGCAGGAACTGGATCATAAGACTGAAAACGGCGGCCACCATGAAGCGGAACCAGGTCACGGTGACGGAATCCAGCTTTTCCAGGGAAAACAGCAGGGCAATGGGCAGGATCCCCCAAAACAGCACAGTCACCGCAATATAAAACAGACCGGTTCTGAAATTTTTTTCGTAAAGCGGCATGGCGACCCGTCAGAAGTCCGTACATATATGGAGATTGATTTTTTGGATGAATGCCCTGAATATAGACCGTCCTGATAAAAGTCAAACGCAATCAGCAAGACAAAAAACGAGTCCGACAAACCCGAAAGGGATTGGGGCAAGGGTCTGAAAGGGGGACGACATGTTGAGTATGGCGGGATTGATCGGGGGGCTGATTCTGTTGATCATCCTGACAATCCGGGGGGTGAATATCCTTATTGCGGCGCCCGTGAGTGCTTTGGTGGTGGCCCTGTCCAGTGATATTGCCCTATTGCCGCAGATGGCGGCGGAAGGCGCGCCCAGTTTCACTGTGGATTATATGACCGGTTTTGCCGGGTTCCTGAAGGACTGGTTTATCGTTTTTCTTTTGGGGGCCATGTTTGGCAAGGTGATGGAGGACAGCGGCGCGGCGGATAGTGTTGCCCACTGGGTAGTTCAGGCGCTGGGTATGAAACATGCCGCGCTTGCGGTCATTCTGGCCTGTGCCATTCTCACCTATGGGGGGGTGAGTGTGTTCGTGGTGGCTTTTTCAGTTTTTCCCATGGCCCTGAGCCTGTTCAAGGAGGCCAATCTGCCGCGCCGGTTTATTCCGGCGGCGCTGGCCTTTGGGTCCGTCACCTTCACCATGACCTCGGCGGGATCGGTGGAAATCCAGAACTTCCTGCCTTCAGGCTATCTGGGCACCAATCATTTTGCCGGCTGGCAGGTGAGTATTATTGTTGCCCTGTTCATGGCGTCCACAGGGATCTGGTGGTTTGAAAAAATGTTGGCCCGGGCAAAGGCCAATGGAGAGATCTTCGAGGCGCGCGAGGGGGATCCGGAGGAAAAAAACTATGACCGCCTGCCGCCGCCGCTTCTGGGGCTTGTTCCGCTTGTTGTGGTGTTAGGCACCAGTTTTTATTTCAGCGTAATACTGGATTATGGCAAATCCGCGTTGATTGTGGCGCTGCTGGCGGGCCTGATCGCAGCGGTTGTTATTTACCGCAATCATTTCACCAATCTGGGGGCGGCGTTGTCGGTGGCCACTTTCGGCGCGCTGATCGCCATCAGCAATACCTGCGCCGTCGTGGGGTTCGGCAGCATTGCCAAACTGACGCCGGCCTTTCAGGTGGCCCTGGACTATATGACCCATCTGCCAGGCAATGAATTGATCGGGGCAGCGGTGGCGGTGAGTGTGATTGCCGCGCTCACGGGATCGGCGTCCGGCGGGCAGGCCATTGCCCTGCCATTGCTGGCACCGCATTATCTTGCGCAGGGGGTGGATCCCGAAGCCCTGCATCGGGTGGTGGCGATTTCTTCTGGCGGGCTCGACTCGCTGCCTCATAATGGTTATGTGGTGACCACGATCCGCGCCATTTGTGGAGAAACCCATAAATCGGCCTATCTACCGGTGGGGGCGCTGACGGTGGTGATCCCGTTTATTGGGGCTATCCTCGCGATTATCCTGTTCTTGCTTGGTCTCTAGAGCGGAATCATGCGATAACGTGTGCATGACGAAAACACCGGAAGACTTTGCTCCCTATATCCGCATTCTCGGACGCGGCCCCACCAATGCCCGCCACCTGACCCGGGAGGAGGCGCGGGAGGCGTTTGCCGGGGCGCTGTCGGGCAAGATGGCCGATGTGCAGATCGGCGCTCTGTTGTTGTTGCTGCGTTATCGCGGGGAAGATGCGGCGGAACTGGCCGGCATTGTGGAAGCCATGCGCGACAGTCTTGCGGGCAACCCCGCCATGCCGTCGCCGGAAGAAGGGTATCGGGACCTGATTGATTGGCCCTCATATGCGGCGGGCAAAAGCCGGGAACTGCCCTGGTTCCTACTTTCAGCAAAACTTCTGGCGGAAAACGGCCACAAGGTGTTCATGCACGGTTATAACAGCCATCTGGAAAAGGGACTGGCGACGGAAAACTGCCTGCCGGCCATAGGCGAGACGGCCTGCCGGTCCCTTGAAGACGCCCGGGAAAAACTTGAAGTGGACAATTTTGCTTTTCTGCCGCTTAAAACCTATTCCCCGCGCATTCTGGAATTTCTTAAACTGAGACGGTTTTTGGGGGTGCGCTCCATCATCAATACGGCGGTGCGGCTGATTAATCCTTTCCGGGCGGATACCCTGTTTCTGGGCATTTTCCATCCGCCCTATATCCGGCTCAATCTTGAGGCGGCCAGGCTTCTGGGCCAGCCCCGCCTTGGCGTGGTCAAGGGTGGCGCAGGTGAAGCAGAACGTAATCCGTTCAAAAAAATCATTCTTTATGCTCTGCTTATGGGGGAAGAAGAGCAGACCGGCTGGCCGGCGGGCCTTAACCCCCGGGAGGTGGAGAAAATGCCCGTAACGCTGGATCATCTGGGGCGGGTCTGGCGCGGGGAAGTACGGGATGAAAAAGGCCTGGCCACGCTCTTGGGCACGGCGGCGCAGGCTTTGTATCTGAAGGGATGTGCCGAAACACCTGAACAGGCGGAGAAAATGGCCCGGGTTTATTGGCAGGCTCATCTTTCACAAAGACAATAAGGGAGAAAATATTATGGCACGTGTGCTGGGTCCGGGGGGATTCTTTTTCAAGGTCAATGATCCGGAGAACCTGAAACAATGGTACAGCCGTCATCTGGGGTTGGCGTTTGATGAATATGGCGGTGTAAAGTTCGATTTTGCGGAACAGGCGCAGTCGGACCGCGAGTCCTATGTGTTGTGGGGCATGTTCCGGGCGGATACAGACTATTTTGGTCCCCACAAACATGATTTTATGTTTAATTTCCGGGTTGATGACCTGGACGGGATTCTGGAAAGATTGGCGGCGGAAGGGGTGGAAATCCTGCCCGAGCGGGAAGAGGAATATTACGGCCGTTTTGCCTGGGTCCTGGACCCGGAAGGCCACAAGATCGAACTGTGGGAACCGCCGCTCAGACAGGGTGACACCCAATAGGGAGGCGGAAGCAATTTACTCTAAGCAAGTCGCCGGATGGTGCGCCTAATCCAGATATAGGCTATAAGCCCGGTAACCAGGTTTGCAGCGCTGAGAACGGCGAAAATCACAGGCAGATTAAAATAATAGGCAGCCAGGATAATCAATGGCAGCGGCAGCACTACGGTGCGTAAGGTAGAGATCATTACGCCGGGCAGTGGTTTGCCGAGGCCGTTGAAGGTGGCGTTGGCAGTCATGACAAAACCGTAAGCGCCGTAAGACAGCGGCACGATGGAAAGATAGGCGGTGGCCACTTCCACGATGCGGGCATCGTCGTTAAACAGGCTGGCAAGCGGTTCTGCCACAAGCGCGATAAGAACCGCCAGCACAATCCCCCAGCTCACACAGAAAACGGCGCAGATCTTCATGGCCTGTTCAATGCGCTCATATTGATGTGCCCCCAGGTTCTGCCCGGCAAAGGGACCGATCACGGCGGAAAGAGCAAAAAAGAAAATCATTGCCAGGGATTCGATGGAGGTGGCTACATGGGTGCCGGCCACGGCCTTGACGCCGTATTCTGAAATAATGGCGATCAGGATCAGGGCGGCGATCGGAATGATCATGTTGGTGCCTGCCGCGGGCAGCCCTACATGCAGGATTTTGCGCAAGGACGGGCGAAAGGCGCTGATCACCTTGCGGCTGAA from the Luteithermobacter gelatinilyticus genome contains:
- a CDS encoding DMT family transporter, whose protein sequence is MPLYEKNFRTGLFYIAVTVLFWGILPIALLFSLEKLDSVTVTWFRFMVAAVFSLMIQFLRGKLGEYQALSKKDWGILFFAGLFLIIDYVGFIYALEFITPNALTIVSQTTPIFLALGGIIFFKERLTALQIACALGLVTGILLFFNDSLAEFGTADDRLLTGVGIAIGAALIWSFYALLQRTLFGKLSSSNILLFIYLQALVLLAPLSTPEDLLRLDSADWGILIFCAFNTLIAYGAFSESLKHWETTQVSSVVALTPLVTILASFLTWLVVPEKIVYAPINLIGWGGVVLSISCVLIFNVSKVGKIGKIGKNLWKQAGNRRDTACS
- a CDS encoding GntP family permease, giving the protein MLSMAGLIGGLILLIILTIRGVNILIAAPVSALVVALSSDIALLPQMAAEGAPSFTVDYMTGFAGFLKDWFIVFLLGAMFGKVMEDSGAADSVAHWVVQALGMKHAALAVILACAILTYGGVSVFVVAFSVFPMALSLFKEANLPRRFIPAALAFGSVTFTMTSAGSVEIQNFLPSGYLGTNHFAGWQVSIIVALFMASTGIWWFEKMLARAKANGEIFEAREGDPEEKNYDRLPPPLLGLVPLVVVLGTSFYFSVILDYGKSALIVALLAGLIAAVVIYRNHFTNLGAALSVATFGALIAISNTCAVVGFGSIAKLTPAFQVALDYMTHLPGNELIGAAVAVSVIAALTGSASGGQAIALPLLAPHYLAQGVDPEALHRVVAISSGGLDSLPHNGYVVTTIRAICGETHKSAYLPVGALTVVIPFIGAILAIILFLLGL
- a CDS encoding glycosyl transferase family protein — encoded protein: MTKTPEDFAPYIRILGRGPTNARHLTREEAREAFAGALSGKMADVQIGALLLLLRYRGEDAAELAGIVEAMRDSLAGNPAMPSPEEGYRDLIDWPSYAAGKSRELPWFLLSAKLLAENGHKVFMHGYNSHLEKGLATENCLPAIGETACRSLEDAREKLEVDNFAFLPLKTYSPRILEFLKLRRFLGVRSIINTAVRLINPFRADTLFLGIFHPPYIRLNLEAARLLGQPRLGVVKGGAGEAERNPFKKIILYALLMGEEEQTGWPAGLNPREVEKMPVTLDHLGRVWRGEVRDEKGLATLLGTAAQALYLKGCAETPEQAEKMARVYWQAHLSQRQ
- a CDS encoding VOC family protein, coding for MARVLGPGGFFFKVNDPENLKQWYSRHLGLAFDEYGGVKFDFAEQAQSDRESYVLWGMFRADTDYFGPHKHDFMFNFRVDDLDGILERLAAEGVEILPEREEEYYGRFAWVLDPEGHKIELWEPPLRQGDTQ